The following proteins are co-located in the Primulina tabacum isolate GXHZ01 chromosome 11, ASM2559414v2, whole genome shotgun sequence genome:
- the LOC142519125 gene encoding TIP41-like protein, producing MEWQSDDKELKAAGAELLGGGMVGIRLRGWEIESCKRSILSSSLVQQWEEKLQTSHLPEMVFGESFLVLKHANSGIKIYFNALDALCGWKQEALPPVEVPAAAKWKFRNKPTDQVILDYDYTFTTPYRGSTAIEMNLETGRRASEENNRSLHWEDCQEQIDMAALAAKEPILFYDEIVLYEDELADNGISLLTVKVRVMPSGWFLLLRFWLRVDGVLMRLRDTRMHCIFRESNEPIVLRESCWREATFHAMSSKGYPKDSAAYSDPGIISERLPIVRRETQKLQ from the exons ATGGAATGGCAAAGCGACGACAAGGAGCTTAAGGCCGCCGGCGCCGAGCTTCTCGGAGGAGGAATGGTCGGAATTCGCCTACGCGGCTGGGAGATCGAGTCCTGCAAGCGTTCGATTCTCAGCTCCTCACTGGTTCAACA GTGGGAAGAGAAGCTTCAAACATCCCACTTGCCAGAGATGGTTTTTGGGGAGAGTTTTTTGGTTCTTAAGCATGCAAATAGtggaattaaaatttattttaatgcacTTGATGCTCTATGTGGATGGAAGCAGGAGGCATTACCTCCGGTTGAAGTTCCTGCAGCTGCTAAATGGAAATTTCGAAA CAAGCCTACCGATCAGGTGATACTGGACTATGATTATACCTTCACAACGCCATACCGCGGAAGCACTGCTATCGAAATGAATCTCGAG ACTGGGAGAAGAGCTTCAGAGGAAAACAACCGCAGCCTTCATTGGGAAGACTGCCAAGAGCAGATTGATATGGCTGCTTTGGCAGCTAAAGAGCCTATTCTTTTCTATGATGAG ATTGTATTGTATGAAGATGAATTGGCTGATAATGGCATCTCTCTTTTGACAGTCAAAGTG AGAGTCATGCCCAGTGGTTGGTTTCTCCTCTTGCGCTTCTGG CTCAGAGTCGATGGAGTGCTTATGAGACTGAGAGACACTCGTATGCATTGCATTTTCAGGGAGAGTAACGAACCAATTGTTCTTCGAGAAAGCTGCTGGAGAGAAGCAACATTTCATGCCATGTCATCT AAAGGATATCCCAAAGATTCTGCTGCATACAGTGATCCTGGTATCATCAGTGAACGGCTCCCAATTGTGAGGCGTGAAACACAAAAGCTCCAATAG